A region of the Exiguobacterium aurantiacum DSM 6208 genome:
GCGCATCGTCCGTGTTCGTGCCGCGATAATACCGTTCGAAGATGTACGGCGAGTCGGCCGCATCGATTCCGCGCCCATCGTCCGCGATCGTGATCGTCTCCCCGTCGACGTGGACCGAAACGCGCACCGAATCGTCGTTATGGACGAGCGCGTTGTAGATGAAATTTAAGAGCGCCCGTTTCATGAAGTGCTCATCGATTTGCCGCGTCGCCGCGTCAACACTTGAAAACTCGAGTGTACGGTGGCTGAAACGCGGGTCGTTTAGCACGTCGATGACGAGCTCGCGGACGAACGGCTCGAGTCGCGTCTCGACTTTCTCGAGCGGGAAGTCCCCGTGTTGCAGCCGCATCGTCAAGTTGAAGTCGTCGAGCAACTCTTTCATATAACGCGCCTGCCGTTCGATGACGGCCGCGTACTGGCGTCGCTCCGTCTCGTCGACGTCCGTGTCATCGAGCAACTCGGCGTAGCCTTGGATCGAGGCGAGCGGCGTCTTCAAGTCGTGCGAGACGTTGCTCATCCATTCCTTGCGCCGGACGTCGAGCTGTTCGCGCTCCCGTTCATACGTCTTGAGCGTCTGCGAGACGTCGTTCAAGTTCGCGAACACGGGCCGATAGATGCCGGGACGCTTCGGGTCGACGGTCGAGAAGTCGCGTGCCTTCAGCTGGGCGATCCGCTCGGTCAACCGGTAGACGGGCCGCGTCAAGCGCGAACTGAACGCGAGCCCGATGAGCGCGGCGACGATGAGATCGACGATGAGCAAGATGAGGCCTGCCCTCGACAAGTAGGCGATGAGCGACTCGGGGTCGATCATCGTGACGAGCCGTCCTTCCGTCGCTTCCGGGAAGGCGACGAGATAGCTATACGATTCGAAGCCGCCGACGAAGTAGAGCGTCAAGTCGTCGTCTTTGTATTTATAGATGTGAATCAGTTCGAGCGGCGTGTACGCGTCGGGCGCCGTCTCGGGGGCGCGCGCTTCCGTCACGACGTTCCCGGACTCATCGAGCACCTGGAGCCAGGCGTTGTTCCGTTCGAGCGCCTCGAGCCCTGCCTCGGACACGACCGGTTCGCCGTCTTCAAGCGTCATATATTGGTTGAACGTGCGGGTGAACGTCTCGCCGGAATTGCTCTCGACGTCATCGAGCCCGGTCCGCTCATTGACGAGCAGGACGACGAGGATCGTGACGTTCAAGATGATGACGGTCGCGACGATGAGGAGGATGGACACGAGATAGCGTCCGGTCAGTTTCCATTTCATCATTTGTCCTCCTCACACGTGAAAACGATAGCCGAGCCCTTTGACCGTCACGATATACGTCGGTCGGGAAGGGTCGGGCTCAATTTTTTCACGGAGGCGGCGCATGTGCACCATGACCGTGTTATCCGACCCGTAAAAATCCTCGCCCCAGACGCGGTTGAACAGCGTCTCTTTGCTGAGGATCTGGTTCGGGTGGCGGAGGAAACAGGCGAGCAGCCCGACTTCTTTTGCCGTCAGCTCGAGCCGGTTGTCATGTAAATATACTTCGTTGCCGTCCGCATTCATCCGGAACGGACCGACGAGGACGTCTTGTTGCGCCGGGGCGTCATACATCGATACCCGTCGCAACTGTGCCTTGATGCGGAAAGCGACTTCTTTCGGACTGAACGGTTTCGTGATGTAGTCATCGCCGCCGATGGCGAGGCCGAGGATTTTGTCGACCTCGTCAGACTTGGCGGACAAGAACAGGATCGGGATGTTCGACGTCGTCCGGATTTGTCGGCACAAGTCATAGCCTTCCCCGTCCGGCAACATGACATCCAAAATGGCGATGTGCGGCCGGAACGTGTGGAACGTCTCGATCCCGCTCTTCACCGTGTGCGCCGTCTCGATGTGCGTGAAGCCTTCTTTCTCGAGCGCTTTTTGAATGAGTGTGCATAAATCTTTCTCGTCATCGACGATTAGGATGCGTGGTTGTTCCATGTGATCACCTCTCGAACAAATCATACCATTTAAGGATTTCGTAAGGTACGCGTGATTTTCAGTTAAGGTGGCGCCTGTAATGTAGTCGTTAGAAAGAGGTGCTATTCATGGAATCATTATTACAAGTCAACCACATTGAAAAGACATACGGGAAAGGCGATACGACGTTCAAGGCGCTCGATGGTGTCTCATTCACGATCGACCACGGCGAGTTCGTCGGTATCATGGGGCCGTCGGGCGCCGGCAAGTCGACGCTGTTGAACGTGCTCGCGACGATTGATACGCCGACAGCAGGGGACATCCTCGTCGACGGGAAGAATATCGCCACGCTCGACGAAGAGGCGCTGTCGGACTTCCGGCGCGACCATCTCGGCTTCATCTTCCAAGACTATAACTTGCTCGACTCACTCACGGTACGCGAGAACATCTTGCTGCCGCTCGCCGTCTCGAAGACGCCGATCAAAGAGACGCGTCAACAAGTCGACGCGCTCGCCAAACGGTTCGGGCTCACCCACATCCTCGATCAATACCCGTACCAAATCTCGGGCGGACAGAAACAGCGGACGGCCGTCTGCCGGGCGCTCATCTCGAACCCGTTGCTCATCTTCGCCGATGAGCCGACCGGTGCGCTCGACTCGAAGTCGGCGACCGACCTGCTCGAGACGCTCGCCGGGCTGAACGAGGCCGAGACGACGATCATGATGGTGACGCACGACGCCTATGCGGCGAGCTTCTGCCGTCGCGTCCTCTACATTCAGGACGGGCGTCTGTCGAAAGAACTCATCCGCGGCGCGACGTCACGCGACGCGTTCTATGAGGCGATTTTAGAAGAGTTGAAAGGCGGTGCGCCCGATGACGCTCTTTGATTTGGCGGAAAAGAACGTCGCCCGCAACTTGTCCCGCTACGCGCTCTACGTCGGGACGACGATCTTTTCGATCATCATCTACTTCACGTTCGCGACGCTCAAACATAGCGGCGAGATCAGTGCGCTCGCCGAGACGTCGAAACAGATCAGCGGGCTCATGAGCGCCTCGACGTTCATCTTGCTTATCTTCGTCGCCTTGTTCATCGCCTATTCGAACGCCTTCTTCTTAAGGGGTCGCAAGCGTGAGGTCGGGCTCTACTCGCTCCTCGGCGTCCGGAAGAAACAGATCGGGCAGTTGCTCTTGTTCGAGAATCTCGTCATCGGTGCCGTCTCGCTCATCGTCGGCATCGGGCTCGGTGTCGTCGGGGCGAACGCGCTGTTGCAAGTGCTGCTTCGGCTCATGAGCAGCGACTTGTCGATCGGGTTCGCGTTCTCACGGTCGGCGCTCGTCGAGACGTTTCTCGTCTTTCTCGGCATCTTCTTGTTCACGTCGTTCCAAGGGTATCGGGTCATCTATCGGTTCAAACTGATCGACCTGTTCCACGCCGACAAAAAAGGGGAGGACGTCCCGAAAGCGAACGTGTTCGCGGCGCTCGGTGGTGTCGTGACGCTTGCCGTCGCCTACTGGCTCGCGCTCCAGGATTTGACGTCGCCGCTTTGGAGAATGCTCAGCCTCGCCATGCCGCTCCTCATCATCGGGCTCACGGTCGTCGGGTCGGCGCTCTTGTTTCATAGTGTCCTCGTCTTCATCCTCGGCCGCATGAAAGCGAATGAGAACTGGTCGTGGCGGCGCCTGAACGTGTTGACGACGTCACAGCTGTTATACCGGATCCGCGGCAACGCCAAGACGCTCACGCTCATCAGCATCATCAGCGCGACGGCGATCACGGCCGGTGGCGCCATCTTCAGTCTTTATTACTACGCCGAGGAGAACGTCACGTCGTTCGCGCCGTACACGTTCGCCTGGGAAGGGGACGCGCGACCGATCGATGCGGACGTGATTGCCGAGGTGGATGTATGGAAAAAGACGGTACGGGTCCCAGATGAATACGGGGAGCGCGAATATGGCGTCATCGATGAATCGACATATCGACAGCTCGTCGACGGACTCGATTGGGAGGAGCCGACCGCCCTCAGTGGCAACGAAGTGCGTCTCGTCGACCCGTTCTTTGATGAGCGGTTCAATGACGAGATGAATCAAGTCGAAGTCGACGGCACGACGTATCCCGTCAAAGAGCGCATCGAAGCGACCCCGCTCAACGTCATGACGTTCGGCGGCATCTTCCTCGTCACCCGTGACGACGTCTATGCAGCGATCGACGGTGACGCGGTGTCGTATCACGCGGTGAAAGTCGCCGACTATAAAGACCAGGCGGCGTTGTCGGAACGCTTATCCGGACTACCGAGTTTCTCGAGCGCGACCGATTTGTACCGTGACACGATGGCCGTGAACGGGGCGCTCCTCTTCGTCGGCAGTTTCCTCGGGCTCGTCTTCCTCGTCGCGACCGGGAGCGTCATCTACTTCAAGACGATGACCGAAGCCGAGGCCGACCGGGCGACGTACGCGGTGTTGCGTAAAGTCGGGATCTCAAAACGCGACATCAAGCAGACGATCCGTCATCAAGTCGCCGTCGTCTTCTTGGCGCCGTATGTGCTCGGCTTGCTCCATGCGAGCGTCGCCTTGATCGCGTTCTCGCGTCTGTTCGCGATGGACTTCACCGTGCCGGTCGTCGTTTGGATGACCGTCTACTCTGCGATTTACGCCCTCTATTACGTGTTGACGGTCCGGCGTTTCACAAAATCTGTCTTATAAGGAGAGAATTAATATGAAGAAAATCATTGGGTTCACGCTCGCGTTCGTCCTCGTGGCAGTCGGGGTGATCAACATCGACTGGAATCGGCTCGGCAAGGAGAACGTGTATGTTCAAGTCGGGGAGGTGACGAACGTCGAAGAGACGACGCTCGACTCGGGGGAGGTCGTCCGCCGTTATACGTATGAGACGAAAGCGTACACGAAAGACGGCGAGCCACAAAACGTCACGTTCAGCGCCGCTAAAGTGTTACGCCAAGGCGCCTTCTTGATGCTTTATATGAAAGACGATGCAGTCACGTCGTACGATGAGGTCGGGGCGTCTGACGTGCCGGAAGCGGCGCGGGAGAAGTTATGAGTCGATGACGATGTCTCCTCGTCGGTTTGTAGTGGCGCGTGGTCGAAATCGACTTGCGTCGGTTGTTCAGCATATAATGAAAAGAACAAGACGGGATGAAAGGAGAGCATGATGTTTGAGCAGCTGATTCAAAAAAAACAACAATTGGACCTCCATCGACCATTGCCGACGTACACACTCCAAAGTCTACGTGAAAAATTATTTTTAGAATGGACGTACAACTCGAATGCGATTGAAGGCAACACGTTGACCATCAATGAGACGAAAGTCGTCTTGGAAGGCATCACGGTCGGCGGGAAGACGATGCGTGAACATTTAGAAGTCATCAACCACCAAGAAGCGATTTTATATGTTGAAGACATCATTCGCCGCGAGGAACCGCTAAGCGAATGGCAAATTAAAACCTTGCATCGTCTCGTCTTAAAAGGGATCGATGATGCTTACGCAGGTGTGTACCGAGACCAGCAAGTGTTCATTGCCGGTGCGGCCCATGTGCCGCCAGCCCCATACTTGATTCCAGAACAGATGGAACGGCTCATGGAGTGGTATGAGACAGACGCGACATCGTTGCATCCTGTCGAGCGGGGAGCGCTCTTGCATGGGAAATTTGTCGGCATTCATCCGTTTATCGATGGCAACGGCCGTACTTCTCGATTGCTTCTCAACTTGGAATTAATGAAGTCAGGTTATCCACCGATCGTCATTCGGGTCGAGAATCGTTTAAGTTACTACAACGCGCTTGACCGGGCCCATACGTCAGGAGAGTATGCTGACTTCATCGACCTCGTCGCAGCGGAAACCGAGGCCTCCCTCGATCTATATTTGAGCGCCATCTCGATGAATCCATAAAGACCGCCTTTCCTGTTTTATGTCAGGGAAGGCGGTCTTTCTCCTGTTTGCGGTTGTTCAGCCGCTAGTTCAAATTGGAGTATGTACGACAATTCTTTATGGGCCAATTCAGAGAAGCCCGTCTTTTTGACGTGCGTCCGTGGCCGGAGCCCGCATTCCAATGCGATGTCGACGATCGTGCGAATCTGATTTTCTGAATAGTACCGTTTGCGGCCAAGCGTGAACGGGGTCGGCGGCAAGACGCCGTCGGTCTCCCATTTGATCAATTGTTGCTGGCTGCGGGGAATGCCGGCGACGCTGAACGCTCGGCTCAGTTCTTTGAGCGGATAGACGGTCAGGTGCCGATCGCGTTGTTGGAACGGTTTCCCGTGTTCCGGACGGTACGTCTCCCATTCGGTGGCGCGAAATGTCAGGTCGGTATGGTCGAAGTCGAATTGAGCGGAAGGAATAGAGGTGGCGAGTGCGATGTCTAAGCTGTTCATCTAAGGTATCTCCTTCTTCAAGTCAAACTGGCATTATGAAAATGCCCTCCCTCGTATAGTACCCGATTTTCAAGAAATTAACTGTCAGTTTTTTGAAAGCGGGGAAATGAATTCGTGGGACTTTTGGTGGATTTTGAAATTTGAATCAACGTTTTTAACAATACCCTAAACGGTATGAGAACTCAATCACAAAGCCGACCGAGGCGAGATGAACTAATATTCAGAAAATATAGTTCGATAGTCATGAATCACAAAAATGAAATAAAATGAGCAAACCTTACCGATCTCCGGTTAATAGGGGCGAAGGAGGTGAGACATATGGCAGTGTATCGAGAATACGCAAGCGTCTTTTATCTCGACACGAAACGGCTCGTTGACGGTAAAGACAAACGTCAGCTCGTCCGTTTCGGTCCGCTCGGTGCGCGGATGGAGTCCGAAGAGATCAAACAGTTCGGTGATTTATTGATCGGACTACTTTCAGTCGACTCCGCCGCGTACATCGTGTCACGTGAATTCCACGTGACGGTCTAAACTGGAGGAACCCCCAATGCGTGCATCCCCTCGTCCCGCCGCTGACAACCGGCACGATGAGCAGGTGGTCACATGAGTTGGCCCGAACTCATCTCGAACCTCGGATTTCCAATCGTCGTCTCGCTCTATCTGCTTCACCGGATCGAGACACGGCTTGAGCGCATGATCCAGCTGCTCGAGCGATTGGACTCCACCCGTCCTTCTGAATCGTAATCATCCCCCGAAAGGAGCCATCCCCCATGGCACAGCTGACAGAAAAGAAAGCGACGCTCGTCCTGACGACTCACCACGACCTTGAAAGTTTGAAACCGACGAAGAAAGCGCAACGCTTCGGCCCGATCCGCGCGGCACTCACGGCCAACGAGGCCGAGGCGTTCGGCCATCTCATGATCGACATGGTCGAACAAGAAGATTTCACGCTCGCCGTCGTCCGCGAATACGACTTAGTCTAACACCCACATTTAAGGAGGAGAATGAATCATGACTGAAACAAAACTCGAAATCGCCTTTTTGGACACGTTCAATAAAGTAGCCCGCTTCCGTTTGAACAACGTCAAACAACCGATCGACCCGGTGAAAGTGAAAGCGCTCGCTGACTTCATGGTCGCGAACGACCCGCTCGGCAAGAACGTCGTCAAGTGGACGGAGATCAAGATGATCGAAGGATCGACGACCGTGTTGAACGTCCAATAACTTCGGAAAGATGGCTGAGCGTTCAGCCATCTTTTTTTAATGTTGGTCAATCGTCTTCAAAGTTTTCTGAAAACGGTCGATATAGGAAGAAACGTTGGTTTGAGAGGGGACTACATATATGAAGAAGAAATTAAACTGGTCAGCTTTGCGGCAAAAGTTGAGCGGGCGACCAAGGCTTCGCTCGTTCCGAAGACGGCCGAAATCGGTGAAAGCCGGGACCAAAAAAGGACTGACGATTCGCCAGAAGCTATGGGGGCTCGTCCTCTTGTCGCTCCTCATGGTCATCGGGGTCGGTGGCTATTCGCTCCTGTCCTTGAACGATGCGAACAAGCAAGCCGACGATATCGTCAACAACTGGAACAAAGGGCTCGACTACGCCCATGAGTTGAACACGCTCGCCGCGAACTATCGGGCGCTCGAGCTCGAACATATCGTCACCGAAGACGTCGCCGGAAAAGAAGAATTGATGACAGAGATGCAAGCCATCCGGGCCCGCATCAATGAGGTCGCCCCGAAATATGAGGCGACGGTGACCGGGGCGACGGATAAAGAACTGTTCGATTACTTCGCCCGTCAGTGGGAGATGTATCAGCGCGTCTCGGACAACATGCTCATCTTCAGCACGTCCGGCAACAACGGCATGGCGCGTTCTTACTATGACGCCCAGTCGCAAGCGACGTACGACAACTTCACCCAGCGGCTGACGGCGCTCGTCGCGTACAACTCGGAAGGGTCAGAGCGTGTCGGGGCCGTCATGGAACGAGAGTTCAAACAATCGCTCATCGCCCTCATCGCCGTGACAATCGGGGCGGTCACACTGCTCCTCTTCCTCGGGTTGAGCCTGCTCCGTTCGATCATCCGGCCGATGCGGACGCTCCAGACGAAATTTGATGAGCTCGCCACCCAAGGCGGGGACTTGACGATGTCGATCCCGGTCACGTCGAACGACGAGATCGCGCAAGTGAGCCGGTCATTCAACACGTTCATCGCCTCGCTCCGCGAGATCATGATCGACGTCGACGAGACGGCGAAAGTCGTCCTCACGTCTTCGAAAGAAGTCGCGGCAGAAGTGACGCAACTGAGCCGCTACATGGAAGAGACGTCCGGGACGGTCGAGGAATTGACGGCCGGTATGGAAGAGACGGCGGCCTCGTCGCAAGAGATGAGCGCGTCGACGATGGAGATGGGTGGATCGATCGACTCGATCGTCGACTTGTCGAACGACAGTGCCGAGACGGCACAACACGTCGAGCAGCGCGCCCATGCGATGCGCACGCAAGCGATCCAGTCGAAGACGGAAGCGAACGCGATCATCGAGGCGAAACGGCTTGAACTCGACGAGGCGATTCGCGGCGCGAAGTCGGTCGAAGAGATTCGCGTCTTGACGACGGCCATCCTCACCATCGCCGACCAGACGAATTTGCTCGCCTTGAACGCCTCGATCGAAGCGGCGCGGGCCGGGGATGCGGGACGTGGCTTCGCTGTCGTCGCCTCAGAGATTCGCAAGCTCGCCGAGAACTCACGCCAGACGGTGAACGAGATTCGAGAAGTGTCGAACACGGTCATCGACTCGGTCGAGCGTCTGAACACGAGCTCGGCGGATATGCTTTCGTTCCTCGATACGACGGTCTTGTCAGACTATGACCGGCTCGAGGCGTCGGCGACGCAATATGAGGCGGACGCGAGCGTGTTCGGGGAGACGGCGAAGACGTTCGAAGGGAATGCTCTTCAGCTCCGCCATATGACCGACAGCATCCTCGGTGTCATCCAAGAAGTCGCGACGACCGTGACCGAAGGGGCGGATGGGACGCAGTCGATCTCGGAGAAAGTCCAATTGTCGGTCGAACGGTTCAATGATGTGCAGCATCGGATGACCGAGACCGAGCAGCGGGCGATCGAACTCGCGAACCGGGTGTCACAGTTCAAACTATAAGACGAAGACCGCAACGAAAAGCCGTTGCGGTCTTTTTATGTCCATTTTGAGAATTGGGAAATCAAAACTTAGGTCAATGCCAAGAAAAAGTTGCGCTACCATTGGAAAAACGTTTGCACGATCCGATAACATCCATGTAGTTCCAAAAAAAGAGAAATAGAGGTGGGAGAGGGCAAGTTCCTCAACAGAGATGAAACGATTCAAAACACTGTCATTAACACAAAAGCTATTCAGCGGCATCGGGTTGATTTTACTGTTCGTCGCCATCGGGATGGGGTTCATTCTATGGACGTTACAAGATACGACGAGCCGCTACGAAGCGATGATTTCAAAAGACGTCATGA
Encoded here:
- a CDS encoding sensor histidine kinase — translated: MKWKLTGRYLVSILLIVATVIILNVTILVVLLVNERTGLDDVESNSGETFTRTFNQYMTLEDGEPVVSEAGLEALERNNAWLQVLDESGNVVTEARAPETAPDAYTPLELIHIYKYKDDDLTLYFVGGFESYSYLVAFPEATEGRLVTMIDPESLIAYLSRAGLILLIVDLIVAALIGLAFSSRLTRPVYRLTERIAQLKARDFSTVDPKRPGIYRPVFANLNDVSQTLKTYEREREQLDVRRKEWMSNVSHDLKTPLASIQGYAELLDDTDVDETERRQYAAVIERQARYMKELLDDFNLTMRLQHGDFPLEKVETRLEPFVRELVIDVLNDPRFSHRTLEFSSVDAATRQIDEHFMKRALLNFIYNALVHNDDSVRVSVHVDGETITIADDGRGIDAADSPYIFERYYRGTNTDDALGSGLGMAISRDIIEAHGGTVAVTSETGAGTSIQITLPQAP
- a CDS encoding response regulator transcription factor is translated as MEQPRILIVDDEKDLCTLIQKALEKEGFTHIETAHTVKSGIETFHTFRPHIAILDVMLPDGEGYDLCRQIRTTSNIPILFLSAKSDEVDKILGLAIGGDDYITKPFSPKEVAFRIKAQLRRVSMYDAPAQQDVLVGPFRMNADGNEVYLHDNRLELTAKEVGLLACFLRHPNQILSKETLFNRVWGEDFYGSDNTVMVHMRRLREKIEPDPSRPTYIVTVKGLGYRFHV
- a CDS encoding ABC transporter ATP-binding protein, with the translated sequence MESLLQVNHIEKTYGKGDTTFKALDGVSFTIDHGEFVGIMGPSGAGKSTLLNVLATIDTPTAGDILVDGKNIATLDEEALSDFRRDHLGFIFQDYNLLDSLTVRENILLPLAVSKTPIKETRQQVDALAKRFGLTHILDQYPYQISGGQKQRTAVCRALISNPLLIFADEPTGALDSKSATDLLETLAGLNEAETTIMMVTHDAYAASFCRRVLYIQDGRLSKELIRGATSRDAFYEAILEELKGGAPDDAL
- a CDS encoding FtsX-like permease family protein, which encodes MTLFDLAEKNVARNLSRYALYVGTTIFSIIIYFTFATLKHSGEISALAETSKQISGLMSASTFILLIFVALFIAYSNAFFLRGRKREVGLYSLLGVRKKQIGQLLLFENLVIGAVSLIVGIGLGVVGANALLQVLLRLMSSDLSIGFAFSRSALVETFLVFLGIFLFTSFQGYRVIYRFKLIDLFHADKKGEDVPKANVFAALGGVVTLAVAYWLALQDLTSPLWRMLSLAMPLLIIGLTVVGSALLFHSVLVFILGRMKANENWSWRRLNVLTTSQLLYRIRGNAKTLTLISIISATAITAGGAIFSLYYYAEENVTSFAPYTFAWEGDARPIDADVIAEVDVWKKTVRVPDEYGEREYGVIDESTYRQLVDGLDWEEPTALSGNEVRLVDPFFDERFNDEMNQVEVDGTTYPVKERIEATPLNVMTFGGIFLVTRDDVYAAIDGDAVSYHAVKVADYKDQAALSERLSGLPSFSSATDLYRDTMAVNGALLFVGSFLGLVFLVATGSVIYFKTMTEAEADRATYAVLRKVGISKRDIKQTIRHQVAVVFLAPYVLGLLHASVALIAFSRLFAMDFTVPVVVWMTVYSAIYALYYVLTVRRFTKSVL
- a CDS encoding YxeA family protein, whose amino-acid sequence is MKKIIGFTLAFVLVAVGVINIDWNRLGKENVYVQVGEVTNVEETTLDSGEVVRRYTYETKAYTKDGEPQNVTFSAAKVLRQGAFLMLYMKDDAVTSYDEVGASDVPEAAREKL
- a CDS encoding Fic family protein, whose product is MFEQLIQKKQQLDLHRPLPTYTLQSLREKLFLEWTYNSNAIEGNTLTINETKVVLEGITVGGKTMREHLEVINHQEAILYVEDIIRREEPLSEWQIKTLHRLVLKGIDDAYAGVYRDQQVFIAGAAHVPPAPYLIPEQMERLMEWYETDATSLHPVERGALLHGKFVGIHPFIDGNGRTSRLLLNLELMKSGYPPIVIRVENRLSYYNALDRAHTSGEYADFIDLVAAETEASLDLYLSAISMNP
- a CDS encoding MerR family transcriptional regulator codes for the protein MNSLDIALATSIPSAQFDFDHTDLTFRATEWETYRPEHGKPFQQRDRHLTVYPLKELSRAFSVAGIPRSQQQLIKWETDGVLPPTPFTLGRKRYYSENQIRTIVDIALECGLRPRTHVKKTGFSELAHKELSYILQFELAAEQPQTGERPPSLT
- a CDS encoding YvrJ family protein — translated: MSWPELISNLGFPIVVSLYLLHRIETRLERMIQLLERLDSTRPSES
- a CDS encoding DUF2922 domain-containing protein codes for the protein MTETKLEIAFLDTFNKVARFRLNNVKQPIDPVKVKALADFMVANDPLGKNVVKWTEIKMIEGSTTVLNVQ
- a CDS encoding methyl-accepting chemotaxis protein: MKKKLNWSALRQKLSGRPRLRSFRRRPKSVKAGTKKGLTIRQKLWGLVLLSLLMVIGVGGYSLLSLNDANKQADDIVNNWNKGLDYAHELNTLAANYRALELEHIVTEDVAGKEELMTEMQAIRARINEVAPKYEATVTGATDKELFDYFARQWEMYQRVSDNMLIFSTSGNNGMARSYYDAQSQATYDNFTQRLTALVAYNSEGSERVGAVMEREFKQSLIALIAVTIGAVTLLLFLGLSLLRSIIRPMRTLQTKFDELATQGGDLTMSIPVTSNDEIAQVSRSFNTFIASLREIMIDVDETAKVVLTSSKEVAAEVTQLSRYMEETSGTVEELTAGMEETAASSQEMSASTMEMGGSIDSIVDLSNDSAETAQHVEQRAHAMRTQAIQSKTEANAIIEAKRLELDEAIRGAKSVEEIRVLTTAILTIADQTNLLALNASIEAARAGDAGRGFAVVASEIRKLAENSRQTVNEIREVSNTVIDSVERLNTSSADMLSFLDTTVLSDYDRLEASATQYEADASVFGETAKTFEGNALQLRHMTDSILGVIQEVATTVTEGADGTQSISEKVQLSVERFNDVQHRMTETEQRAIELANRVSQFKL